In a genomic window of Phragmites australis chromosome 14, lpPhrAust1.1, whole genome shotgun sequence:
- the LOC133891146 gene encoding glucan endo-1,3-beta-glucosidase 1-like, producing MGSRSRGGCGSSLLIPLLFLLLFLLPNLNHSSVVVSAAAGRDEPYVGVTIGTAVTNLLSPSDLAAFLRAQRITRVRLYDADPRLLSALASSGVRAIVGVPNDELLALGSSPATASAWVARRVLPFAGVNSTTPNIISAIAVGDEVPTALPSALPVLLPAIQSLAAALAAANLSSIPVSTPLPFSVVLDPFPPSQAFFNQSLAKSFLLQLLAHLANTSAPLMLNLYPYYSLMQSKGVIPLDNALFRPLPPSLEMVDPNTLLHYTNVFDAMLDAVHVAVKNLNATSVPMLVTETGWPSYGDRKTEPYATKDNADAYNSNLIKHVMEDKPGTPMQPGAQASVFIYELFNEDLRSGPISEANWGLFYGNGTPVYLLHVSGAGGFLANDTTDRTFCVAADDADEKAVQAAMDWACGPGRSDCTAIQPGERCYEPNDVRSHASYAFDAYYQSQGRAAGSCYFQGAGMVTTIDPSHDSCIFPGSKLLSNVTRSGGSNTTAQTSDAEGSAIWRLRTGRGKGFLLFLRLLLSIAVVIVTDSNFWT from the exons ATGGGGAGCAGGAGCAGAGGAGGGTGTGGGAGCAGCTTGCTCatccctctcctcttcctcctcctcttcctcctccccaatCTTAACC ATTCGTCGGTTGTggtgtcggcggcggcggggcgcgaCGAGCCGTACGTGGGCGTGACGATCGGCACGGCGGTGACCAACCTGCTGTCGCCGTCGGACCTCGCGGCATTCCTCCGCGCGCAGCGCATCACCCGCGTGCGCCTCTACGACGCCGACCCGCGCCTCCTCTCGGCGCTGGCCTCATCCGGCGTGCGCGCCATCGTCGGGGTCCCCAACGACGAGCTCCTCGCGCTGGGCTCATCCCCGGCCACGGCCTCCGCATGGGTCGCCCGCCGCGTGCTCCCCTTCGCGGGCGTCAACTCCACCACTCCAAACATAATCTCCGCCATCGCCGTGGGCGACGAGGTCCCGACCGCGCTGCCGTCCGCGCTCCCCGTCCTGCTCCCGGCCATCCAgtccctcgccgccgcgcttGCCGCCGCCAACCTCTCCTCCATCCCGGTGTCCACCCCGCTGCCCTTCTCCGTCGTGCTCGACCCGTTCCCACCGTCACAGGCCTTCTTCAACCAGTCCCTCGCCAagtccttcctcctccagctgcTCGCCCACCTCGCCAACACCTCGGCGCCGCTCATGCTCAACCTGTACCCCTACTACTCGCTGATGCAGAGCAAAGGCGTGATCCCGCTCGACAACGCGCTGTtccggccgctgccgccgtcgctGGAGATGGTGGACCCCAACACGCTGCTCCACTACACCAACGTGTTCGACGCCATGCTCGACGCCGTGCACGTCGCCGTCAAGAACCTCAACGCCACCAGCGTCCCCATGCTGGTCACCGAGACCGGATGGCCGTCGTACGGCGACCGCAAGACCGAGCCGTACGCGACCAAGGACAACGCCGACGCGTACAACTCCAACCTGATCAAACACGTCATGGAGGACAAGCCCGGCACGCCGATGCAGCCCGGCGCGCAGGCCAGCGTGTTCATCTACGAGCTGTTCAACGAGGACCTCCGGTCGGGCCCCATATCGGAGGCGAACTGGGGCCTCTTCTACGGCAACGGCACGCCGGTGTACCTGCTCCACGTGTCCGGGGCCGGCGGGTTCCTGGCCAACGACACGACGGACCGCACGTTCTGCGTGGCGGCGGACGACGCGGACGAGAAGGCCGTGCAGGCGGCCATGGACTGGGCGTGCGGGCCCGGGCGCTCCGACTGCACGGCGATCCAACCCGGGGAAAGGTGCTACGAGCCCAACGACGTGCGGAGCCACGCGTCGTACGCGTTCGACGCGTACTACCAGTCTCAGGGCCGGGCCGCCGGGTCCTGCTACTTCCAGGGCGCCGGCATGGTCACCACCATCGATCCAA GTCATGACAGCTGCATATTTCCTGGAAG CAAGCTGCTGAGCAACGTCACCAGATCTGGTGGCTCAAACACCACGGCGCAGACGAGCGACGCTGAGGGATCCGCGATTTGGAGACTAAGAACCGGAAGGGGGAAAGGGTTCTTGCTCTTCCTTCGGTTGCTGCTGAGCATTGCGGTGGTTATCGTGACGGATTCCAACTTTTGGACATGA